In Arthrobacter sp. Marseille-P9274, the sequence TGGCAGAGAGGAACCCTGATGCCCGCACAGGATACGTCCGGAGAGTTCGACGCCGTCATCGTCGGCGCAGGCATCATGGGCGCCACCCTGGCCAGCCTGCTGGTCCGGCTCGAGCCGGAGTGGCGCGTCGCCGTCCTCGAGCGGTTGCCGGAGGCCGGAATGGAGAGCTCCCATGCCTGGCACAACGCCGGCACGGGGCACGCCGGGCTGTGCGAGTTCAACTACACACCCCGCACCACCGACGGCCGGGTCGATATCTCCAGTGCCCTGAAGATCAACGCTCAGTTCCGGCAGTCCCGCCAGTACTGGGCGCACTTATCCGCCGAGGGCAGCCTCGGGGACCCGGCAGGCTTCATCCGCCCGGTCCCGCACTTCAGCTTCGCCCATGGGCCCCGCGGGGTCGAGTACCTGCGGGCCCGCCACCGGGCCATGGCGGGCCAGCCGCCCTTCGCGGCGATGGAGTACTCCGAGGATCCGGCGGTGCTGGCCCGGTGGCTGCCGCTCATGTTCACCGGCCGGGAGCCGGGCGAGCAGGTAGCCGCAACCCGGGCGGCGGACGGCACCGACGTCGACTACGGCGTACTGACCCGGCGGCTGCTGGCCGATGCCGCCGCCGGCGGGGCAGAGACAAGGCTGGGCGAGGAGGTCACCGGGCTGGCTCGGGATCACGGCCGCTGGCTAGTCACCTCCCGTTCGCAAGGACGCGTCCGGAGCCTGTCGGCCCGCTACGTCTTCCTGGGCGCAGGCGGGGCGACGCTGCCCCTGCTGCAGCTGGCCGGCGTGCCGGAGACTCGCCCCTTCGGCGGATTCCCGATCAGCGGCTGCTTCTACCGCAGCTCGAAGCCCGAACTGGTGGCCCGCCACCGGGCCAAGGTCTATGGCCACGCTGCCGACGGCGCCCCGCCCATTTCCGTGCCGCATCTGGACACGCGTGTGGTCGACGGCCGGGAATACCTGATGTTCGGCCCCTACGGCGCCTTCTCCCCGCGGTTCCTCAAGTCCGGCTCGCTGTTGGACCTTCCGCGTTCCGTCCGGCCGGCCAATCTGCCCACGCTGCTTTCGGCGGCCCGTGACAACGCCGGGCTGGTGGCCTACCTGGTGCGCCAGATCCTGCAGACACCGCAGGCAAGGTTCGCCGAGTTGCGCCGCTTCGTTCCGGACGCCGACCCGGCGGACTGGGAGTGGATCACGGCCGGCCAGCGCGTGCAGGTGGTCAAGAACGTCAAGGGCAGGGGGACGATCGCGGGCTTCGGCACCGAGGTCGTGACCTCAGCGGGCGGCTCGCTCGCGGCATTGCTCGGCGCCTCGCCCGGCGCGTCCGCCTCGGTCCCCATCATGCTGGACGTGCTGCAGGCAAGCTTCCCCGAGCGCTTCCCGGCGTGGTCGGAAAAGGTGCGGAGCATGATCCCGTCCTTCGCAGCCTGCTCGGCCTGATCTGGTTCCCGCTGATCATCAACGGCACCCAGCTCTAAGTCCCGGAACACGCCCGCGGGGACCGGTGCCCGCGGGCATTAACAAGATGGTGCCGGACGGTTATCCCGTCCGGCACCATCCGCTTCCCCTCCTGGGTCAGTGCCCGTCCTGGCCAGCCTTCACTGCCAGCACCGGCCGATCCGCCTGCAGG encodes:
- the mqo gene encoding malate dehydrogenase (quinone), translated to MPAQDTSGEFDAVIVGAGIMGATLASLLVRLEPEWRVAVLERLPEAGMESSHAWHNAGTGHAGLCEFNYTPRTTDGRVDISSALKINAQFRQSRQYWAHLSAEGSLGDPAGFIRPVPHFSFAHGPRGVEYLRARHRAMAGQPPFAAMEYSEDPAVLARWLPLMFTGREPGEQVAATRAADGTDVDYGVLTRRLLADAAAGGAETRLGEEVTGLARDHGRWLVTSRSQGRVRSLSARYVFLGAGGATLPLLQLAGVPETRPFGGFPISGCFYRSSKPELVARHRAKVYGHAADGAPPISVPHLDTRVVDGREYLMFGPYGAFSPRFLKSGSLLDLPRSVRPANLPTLLSAARDNAGLVAYLVRQILQTPQARFAELRRFVPDADPADWEWITAGQRVQVVKNVKGRGTIAGFGTEVVTSAGGSLAALLGASPGASASVPIMLDVLQASFPERFPAWSEKVRSMIPSFAACSA